GCGGCTAAAACCCTTTGAAAAGGGTTTTAGAATCCCAAACTTTTTCAGTAGGGCTTCGCCGCTTTGTTTGGTTGATTGTAAACAGATTTAAGGGGAGAGTTTGAAAAAACTCTCCCCTTTTATTTTAAAATAATCTCATCTTCTCAGCTTCACGCCGTAACTCATCCCTGAAATCAGGGTGGGCAATGCTGATAATCGCTTCAGCCCTCTCCCCTACTGACCTGTTCTTGATATTTACGATGCCGTACTCGGTACAAAGATAATGCACGTCCGTACGCGGCGTAGTTACCGCAGCATCCCTGCCCAGCCGGGGAACTATGCGTGAAATGGTATCATTCTTGGCCGTGGCATAAGTGGTCATGACCGAGATTCCGTTTTTGGCTGCATATGCACCGCGCACAAAATCAAGCTGTCCCCCGGTGCCGCTGAACTCTTGCCCTGCCATATGTTCAGCATTGCACTGTCCGGTCAGGTCTACTTCAATGACCGAGTTCACCGCCACCATATTATCATTTTTCGCAACCACACACGGATTCATGACATAATCTGCGGGATAACTTTCCATGGCAGGGTTGTCGTTCATAAACTCAAATGTGTCGTCTGTTCCATAAGAAACAGCAAAAACATGTTTGTACCGATGCAGACTCTTAGTCCGCCCGGTAATATTCCCATTAAGAATAAGATTCTTCATCCCCGGACCGAACAATTCTGAATGTATGCCTAAATCATTATGTTCAGTAAGAAACGGGCAAATGGCATTAGGCAAAGTGCCTATACCGAGCTGAAGTACGGAATTATCCTTAATGATCCCGGCCACAGCCTTTCCGATGGCGGCATCAAATTCCTTTGGCGCGGGAGCGGGAAGCTGCAGAAGCCGGGTATGGTTTTCAACCACACAATCAACTTCCGAAATATGAACAAGCGAATCACCGAAGACCCGGGGCATATTCTCGTTAACCTCAAGAATAAGAAATTTAGCCTGACGCGCGGCAGTTGAAGTTAAATCATTAGCTGTGCCGAACGAAAAATACCCGGCCTTATCCATGGGCGAAACAGTTGTCACGCATACATTTACTTCCATATCTTCCCTGATAAACTTGGGAACCTGATGCAAATAGGACGGAATAAACTGTACCAGTCCGACGGCAGCCAGTTTACGGGCGGAAGGCCCCAAAAACCAGGATTTGGCATGGATGTTATGCTGAATGTCGCTGGCAAGATAGGTATCGGCGGCATGCTTCTGCGGGTTGAACGAATACATTTCAATTTGAGTTAAATCATCTGCCTTAGCCCGGTCTGCAATAGCTTTAAGCAGAGCTGGCGGTTCAGCAACAGTTACACCGTGAACAATGGTATCACCATTGCTGATGCGACCCACCGCCTTTTGGGCAGTAGTTAATTTCCTCTGGTATTCAGCCTGATAAATATTCATGAAATCCGCCTTGGTAAAACTTGCAGGACCACGCAACGCCTTATACAACACACCTCCAATAATAATCCCCAAAAGCAGCGCACAAGTCAAGCAAATGCGCGGTTTCATTCCATTGACCATGCAATGGAGGTACGCTAACGAATACTTACAAATTGAAAAAATTGAGTTTAATATTTTATGAACAATACGATTATCACCAGAGGCACCCCACCTACCCAGCCGCCGCAAGGCCAGACATGGCGTTCCATGATGGACGTTGCCATGTGCGAAGCCTTCAAAGCCCGCCAGCACGATGAAGTGCCCATTGGCGCAGCTCTTTTTACAGCAGAAGGCAATCTCATCGGAACCGGAAATAACACCCCGCTTACACATAACGACCCCACCGGACACGCGGAGGTTAACTGCATTCGCAACGCCTGCGAGAAACTGAATAATTATCGATTGCCACGAGGAACCATTCTGGTGGTCACGTTAGAGCCATGCATCATGTGCCTCGGCGCAATCATCCATGCGCGGGTGGGAGGCGTTGTCTTCGGTGCCCCGGACCCCAAAGCCGGAGCTGTAGTATCCAATCTTGAAGGAACAGAGCTCCCCTTCGCCAATCACAAATTCTGGACCATCGGCGGGGTTTGTGAAGCTGAATGCAAGGAAATTTTACAGAGTTTTTTTCTGCATAAGAGAAAGAAATAAGGACCGGAAATGCAAGATTTCCGGCCCCTGATTGATATTGCTTACTTATTGGAACTGGTA
This Desulfovibrio sp. JC022 DNA region includes the following protein-coding sequences:
- a CDS encoding acetyl-CoA hydrolase/transferase family protein; this translates as MYKALRGPASFTKADFMNIYQAEYQRKLTTAQKAVGRISNGDTIVHGVTVAEPPALLKAIADRAKADDLTQIEMYSFNPQKHAADTYLASDIQHNIHAKSWFLGPSARKLAAVGLVQFIPSYLHQVPKFIREDMEVNVCVTTVSPMDKAGYFSFGTANDLTSTAARQAKFLILEVNENMPRVFGDSLVHISEVDCVVENHTRLLQLPAPAPKEFDAAIGKAVAGIIKDNSVLQLGIGTLPNAICPFLTEHNDLGIHSELFGPGMKNLILNGNITGRTKSLHRYKHVFAVSYGTDDTFEFMNDNPAMESYPADYVMNPCVVAKNDNMVAVNSVIEVDLTGQCNAEHMAGQEFSGTGGQLDFVRGAYAAKNGISVMTTYATAKNDTISRIVPRLGRDAAVTTPRTDVHYLCTEYGIVNIKNRSVGERAEAIISIAHPDFRDELRREAEKMRLF
- a CDS encoding nucleoside deaminase, which produces MNNTIITRGTPPTQPPQGQTWRSMMDVAMCEAFKARQHDEVPIGAALFTAEGNLIGTGNNTPLTHNDPTGHAEVNCIRNACEKLNNYRLPRGTILVVTLEPCIMCLGAIIHARVGGVVFGAPDPKAGAVVSNLEGTELPFANHKFWTIGGVCEAECKEILQSFFLHKRKK